One stretch of Actinacidiphila sp. DG2A-62 DNA includes these proteins:
- a CDS encoding helix-turn-helix transcriptional regulator yields MDKDALAAFLRSRREQLRPEDVGLPRGSRRRTPGLRREEVAQLAHISTDHYSRLEQARGRHPSRQVLLGIARALRLSDQERVHLFSLAGELDHAPGRQPTRDVAPSTAALLDRLADMPALVVDNTCQVIAWNPLAAALFEDFSALRPPDRNILRRIFLGAGGEPGQGRGAVYGVTDPERFMTSAVSYLRLATTRYPDSAELHSLIAELLAGSADFTRLWNSQELRIEHHARQVFHHPRVGPIELTFDILTLPDRDQQLMLYTADPDSPAYRTLQLLKVIGTQRMDARA; encoded by the coding sequence ATGGACAAGGACGCGCTGGCAGCCTTCCTGCGCAGCCGCCGGGAGCAGCTCCGGCCGGAGGACGTGGGGCTCCCGCGCGGCTCGCGGCGGCGCACGCCGGGGCTGCGGCGCGAGGAGGTCGCGCAGCTCGCCCACATCTCCACCGACCACTACAGCCGCCTCGAACAGGCGCGCGGCCGGCACCCGTCGCGCCAGGTGCTGCTGGGCATCGCCCGCGCACTGCGGCTGTCGGACCAGGAGCGCGTCCATCTTTTCTCGCTGGCCGGCGAGTTGGACCACGCGCCCGGCCGGCAGCCCACCCGCGACGTCGCGCCGTCCACCGCCGCGCTGCTCGACCGCCTCGCCGACATGCCCGCGCTGGTCGTGGACAACACCTGCCAGGTGATCGCCTGGAACCCGCTGGCCGCCGCGCTGTTCGAGGACTTCTCCGCGCTGCGCCCGCCGGACCGCAACATCCTGCGCCGCATCTTCCTGGGAGCGGGCGGCGAGCCCGGTCAGGGACGCGGCGCCGTCTACGGCGTCACCGACCCCGAACGCTTCATGACCAGCGCGGTCAGCTACCTGCGGCTGGCCACCACGCGCTACCCCGACAGCGCGGAGCTGCACTCCCTCATCGCCGAACTCCTCGCCGGGAGCGCGGATTTCACCCGCCTCTGGAACTCCCAGGAGCTACGCATCGAGCACCACGCCCGGCAGGTCTTCCACCATCCGCGAGTGGGCCCGATCGAGCTGACGTTCGACATCCTCACGCTCCCGGACCGCGACCAGCAGCTGATGCTCTACACCGCGGACCCGGACTCCCCGGCGTACCGCACGCTCCAACTCCTCAAGGTCATCGGCACGCAGAGGATGGACGCGCGGGCGTGA
- a CDS encoding TetR/AcrR family transcriptional regulator: protein MGRHPQPQIRQRLLAACTDHALAHGLPDRLEPLAAAAGTSSRMLIYHFGSRDRLLREVLGQARQRQLEAFTELLRLRPDEPYPQTLARAWSAISGPEGEPYLRMFSRLHDSAGEPLWPGFRRAATTDWLAPLEEGMGSLGRPELATVVLAVIRGLLMDLDATGDAERTGRAFRAFLTTVEGPAAAQAHSGRA, encoded by the coding sequence GTGGGCAGACATCCGCAACCGCAGATCCGGCAGCGTCTCCTCGCCGCCTGCACCGACCACGCGCTCGCGCACGGCCTCCCCGACCGGCTGGAGCCGCTGGCCGCCGCCGCGGGCACGTCGAGCCGGATGCTGATCTACCACTTCGGCTCCCGCGACCGGCTGCTCCGCGAGGTGCTCGGGCAGGCCAGGCAGCGCCAGCTCGAAGCGTTCACCGAGCTGCTCCGGCTGCGTCCCGACGAGCCCTACCCGCAGACGCTCGCCCGCGCCTGGTCCGCGATCTCCGGGCCGGAGGGCGAGCCGTACCTGCGGATGTTCAGCCGACTGCACGACAGCGCGGGCGAGCCGCTCTGGCCGGGCTTCCGGCGCGCCGCGACCACGGACTGGCTCGCGCCGCTGGAGGAGGGGATGGGCAGCCTCGGCCGCCCGGAGCTGGCGACGGTCGTGCTCGCCGTGATCCGCGGGCTGCTGATGGACCTCGACGCGACGGGCGACGCGGAGCGCACGGGCCGGGCGTTCCGGGCGTTCCTCACGACGGTCGAGGGCCCGGCCGCGGCGCAGGCGCACTCCGGCCGCGCCTGA
- a CDS encoding VOC family protein — protein sequence MENVIGVLARVFVDDLDAALPVYRDLAGGRPAQRFAFKGVELARVGPFLLLSGDTAPFRDRVATILVRDVDAVADAITRAGGDLVDGPAPGPNGRRLIAAHPDGSVFEYIEEGGANGESDSGTAPATSS from the coding sequence GTGGAGAACGTGATCGGTGTCCTGGCCAGAGTCTTCGTCGACGACCTCGACGCAGCCCTCCCCGTGTACCGCGACCTGGCCGGAGGCCGGCCCGCGCAGCGCTTCGCGTTCAAGGGCGTCGAGCTGGCCCGCGTGGGCCCCTTCCTCCTGCTGAGCGGCGACACCGCGCCCTTCCGCGACCGGGTGGCGACGATCCTGGTCCGCGACGTGGACGCGGTCGCGGACGCGATCACCCGCGCCGGAGGCGACCTCGTGGACGGCCCCGCTCCCGGCCCGAACGGCCGACGCCTGATCGCCGCCCACCCCGACGGCTCGGTGTTCGAGTACATCGAGGAGGGCGGCGCGAACGGCGAGAGCGACAGCGGAACCGCCCCCGCGACCTCAAGCTAG
- a CDS encoding DUF6879 family protein — MQHFEEEGSASRDALRQGDWAEALRLFEARRDDAHEAAETDRLRSAPFRRLRIVEEPLTPYVQWELHWLHMRAQVGHPVRVLPAKEVAADEIDGLLPEIVVLDNRTLYEILYTEAGAYESSRRYTDPEIIEPWVAYISRAYAVAEDIQDYFARAVAHLPPPPAA, encoded by the coding sequence CTGCAGCACTTCGAGGAGGAGGGCAGCGCCAGCCGGGACGCTCTGCGCCAGGGTGATTGGGCGGAGGCGCTGCGGCTGTTCGAGGCCAGGCGCGACGACGCCCACGAGGCTGCGGAGACCGATCGGCTGCGCAGCGCGCCGTTCCGACGCCTCCGCATCGTGGAGGAGCCGCTGACGCCCTACGTGCAGTGGGAACTGCACTGGCTCCACATGCGCGCTCAGGTCGGCCACCCCGTGCGCGTGCTCCCCGCCAAGGAAGTCGCCGCCGACGAGATTGACGGGCTGCTGCCAGAGATCGTCGTCCTGGACAACCGGACGCTGTACGAGATCCTCTACACCGAGGCCGGAGCGTACGAAAGCTCACGGCGCTACACCGACCCCGAGATCATCGAGCCGTGGGTGGCGTACATCAGTCGCGCGTACGCCGTCGCCGAGGACATCCAGGACTACTTCGCGCGGGCCGTCGCCCACCTGCCTCCGCCGCCGGCCGCCTGA
- a CDS encoding DUF397 domain-containing protein, whose product MLDVPGKDPEGPALVFAAAAWAAFVADVKAGRFPG is encoded by the coding sequence GTGCTGGACGTACCAGGCAAGGACCCCGAGGGCCCGGCCCTCGTGTTCGCCGCGGCGGCCTGGGCGGCGTTCGTCGCGGACGTGAAGGCGGGGCGCTTCCCGGGCTGA
- a CDS encoding MerR family transcriptional regulator, giving the protein MTTAQPTAKPTTQSTPQPAATPAATPAADATMTIGEVSALTGLTTDTLRFYEQEGLFFAPVRRNAAGRRVFTREEVEWLKVCTKLRSSGMPLPEIQRYATLVRDGAGNEAERFEILRRHEAKVQQQVADLQEALGVIHHKVELYARHLAAGTADRLWRNGPECDDPVEADVPDPRA; this is encoded by the coding sequence ATGACCACGGCGCAGCCCACCGCGAAGCCCACCACGCAGTCCACCCCGCAGCCGGCCGCGACGCCGGCCGCGACGCCGGCCGCGGACGCCACGATGACCATCGGCGAGGTCAGCGCGCTGACCGGCCTGACCACGGACACCCTGCGCTTCTACGAGCAGGAGGGCCTCTTCTTCGCGCCCGTGCGGCGGAACGCGGCCGGCCGCCGCGTCTTCACCCGCGAGGAGGTCGAGTGGCTGAAGGTGTGCACGAAGCTGCGGTCGTCGGGGATGCCGCTGCCGGAAATCCAGCGGTACGCCACGCTCGTGCGCGACGGCGCCGGCAACGAGGCCGAGCGCTTCGAGATCCTGCGCCGCCACGAGGCGAAGGTCCAGCAGCAAGTGGCCGACCTCCAGGAGGCGTTGGGCGTCATCCACCACAAGGTGGAGCTGTACGCCCGCCACCTCGCCGCGGGCACCGCGGACCGCCTCTGGCGCAACGGCCCCGAGTGCGACGACCCGGTGGAGGCTGACGTCCCCGACCCGCGGGCGTAG
- a CDS encoding SDR family oxidoreductase, whose amino-acid sequence MTSTWFITGTSSGFGRLLTERLLARGDRVAATLRLPEALDDLREAYGERLWVARLDVTDTAEVHRVVDAAFAALGRIDVVVNNAGYGVFASVEEASDEQIRRVIDTNLIGSIDVVRAALPRLRAQGGGRILQVSTAGGQATYPNFGYYHASKWGIEGFCETVAREVAPLGIGLTIVEPGATPTGFGAGLDTAPAMPEYEATPAGEVRRALADGSFPLPNDPGKIADAMIALVDSGATPLRLPLGSDTYADVRAALGARLAEHEEQREVALSVVAEGAPA is encoded by the coding sequence ATGACCTCCACCTGGTTCATCACGGGCACGTCGTCCGGCTTCGGGCGCCTGCTGACCGAGCGGCTGCTCGCCCGCGGCGACCGCGTCGCCGCGACGCTGCGCCTGCCCGAGGCGCTGGACGACCTGCGCGAGGCGTACGGCGAGCGGCTGTGGGTCGCGCGGCTGGACGTCACCGACACCGCCGAGGTCCACCGCGTGGTGGACGCGGCGTTCGCGGCGCTCGGCAGGATCGACGTGGTCGTCAACAACGCCGGCTACGGCGTCTTCGCGTCCGTCGAGGAGGCGTCCGACGAGCAGATCCGGCGGGTGATCGACACCAACCTGATCGGGTCGATCGACGTCGTCCGCGCCGCGCTGCCGCGTCTGCGGGCGCAGGGCGGCGGCCGCATCCTCCAGGTCTCGACCGCCGGCGGCCAGGCCACGTACCCGAACTTCGGCTACTACCACGCCTCGAAGTGGGGCATCGAGGGCTTCTGCGAGACGGTCGCGCGCGAGGTCGCGCCGCTCGGGATCGGGCTGACGATCGTGGAGCCGGGCGCGACGCCGACCGGCTTCGGCGCCGGGCTGGACACCGCGCCGGCCATGCCGGAGTACGAGGCCACGCCGGCCGGCGAGGTGCGGCGCGCGCTGGCGGACGGGTCGTTCCCGCTGCCCAACGACCCGGGGAAGATCGCCGACGCGATGATCGCGCTGGTCGACTCGGGGGCGACGCCGTTGCGCCTGCCGCTGGGCTCGGACACGTACGCGGACGTGCGGGCGGCGCTGGGCGCGCGGCTCGCGGAGCACGAGGAGCAGCGGGAGGTGGCGCTGTCGGTGGTGGCGGAGGGGGCTCCGGCGTGA
- a CDS encoding helix-turn-helix domain-containing protein, with product MESVEKRISFGREAEQTGGGIVPVSWLAYLGQELRVAREQRGRSLRQLAAHTSYSYQQISNVEAGRRTPSEAFVKEVDEALETGGRFTRLLRRVLSDALPYWFQGAAREEAKAIRIRTYQPQVVHGLLQTEGYARALLRSAPPRPSGESTETLLAARLARQSILTGKFPPYFWLILDEAVLRRPVGGPKVMAEQLERLLAEEENPNMMIQILPFSAGAHPGGDGPFILWSYEDRGDVLYVEGLLTASIVEKPADLESARLSYDLLQAAALPRDKSFEMIRDALKGYTT from the coding sequence ATGGAATCTGTCGAGAAGCGCATCAGCTTCGGACGTGAGGCCGAGCAGACGGGCGGTGGCATCGTGCCCGTCTCCTGGTTGGCCTATCTCGGCCAGGAGTTGCGCGTCGCGCGCGAGCAGCGCGGCAGGTCGCTCCGCCAGTTGGCCGCGCACACCTCGTACTCGTACCAGCAGATCAGCAACGTCGAGGCGGGCCGCCGCACACCCTCCGAGGCGTTCGTGAAGGAGGTGGACGAGGCGCTGGAGACCGGCGGGAGGTTCACGCGCCTGCTGCGGCGGGTGCTGTCGGACGCGCTGCCGTACTGGTTCCAGGGTGCCGCCCGAGAGGAAGCGAAGGCGATCCGCATCCGGACCTACCAGCCGCAGGTGGTGCATGGGTTGTTGCAGACCGAGGGGTACGCACGCGCACTGCTGCGATCCGCACCGCCGCGGCCGTCTGGGGAGAGTACCGAGACGCTTCTCGCGGCACGACTCGCCCGCCAGTCAATCCTTACGGGCAAGTTTCCGCCCTACTTCTGGCTCATCCTGGACGAGGCGGTCCTTCGCCGCCCCGTAGGAGGGCCGAAAGTAATGGCCGAGCAGCTCGAACGCCTGCTCGCGGAAGAGGAAAACCCCAACATGATGATCCAGATCCTGCCGTTCTCCGCAGGCGCTCACCCCGGGGGAGACGGCCCCTTTATTCTCTGGTCGTACGAGGACCGGGGTGATGTGCTGTACGTCGAGGGGCTTCTGACCGCGAGCATCGTGGAGAAGCCGGCGGATCTGGAGAGTGCTCGGCTGTCATACGATCTGCTGCAGGCTGCCGCGTTGCCGCGCGACAAGTCCTTCGAGATGATCCGCGACGCCTTGAAGGGATACACCACATGA
- a CDS encoding ATP-binding protein, with product MPVASTRNAAMAASEPHMHAWPQAAASVGRARRALRAALTGWALRELADVAELVLSELMTNAVQHARNPAGTVETHFSLLPGGDGVRLDVYDADRERWPRMRPATADDFGGRGLHLVDELTRRRWGVHLRPDAPGKTVWAEVSR from the coding sequence ATGCCTGTCGCGAGCACCCGGAACGCCGCCATGGCGGCCAGCGAGCCGCATATGCACGCTTGGCCGCAGGCGGCGGCGTCGGTAGGACGGGCGCGGCGGGCGTTACGGGCCGCGCTGACCGGGTGGGCGCTGCGCGAACTAGCGGACGTGGCGGAGCTCGTGCTGTCCGAGTTGATGACCAACGCGGTGCAGCACGCGCGGAACCCGGCGGGGACGGTCGAGACGCATTTCAGCCTGTTGCCCGGCGGCGACGGCGTGCGGCTCGACGTCTACGACGCCGACCGCGAGCGGTGGCCGCGGATGCGGCCGGCCACGGCGGACGACTTCGGCGGGCGCGGCCTGCACCTGGTCGACGAACTGACCCGGCGGCGCTGGGGAGTTCACCTGCGGCCCGACGCGCCCGGCAAGACCGTCTGGGCGGAGGTGTCCCGGTGA
- a CDS encoding alpha/beta fold hydrolase: MMSDAMAGAAGPPADPISAPVPDPMGEPTLDPMPDPTLDPMLDPAPDPMPDLRERLRRTRRVATPWRDDAARGVRAERLDALLDRWVSGYDWAAHARRVRALPWATVRTAGGDELRLVHQRAADPGAPVVVLLHGWPDSVLRFERVLPLLADLNVVVPALPGFPFAAPLTAAGTSGETSAGVSAGMSVNRIAAVVAGALEALGYARYTLSGGDVGGTVAEILAGEHPDRVAALHLTNVAPQRALTADPAALAPDAAAYLGRAARWFRGEGGYIAEQSTRPNTLAVALGDSPAGLAAWLVEKLDAWSDGPDAFTPDELLTWVTAYWASGTIGTSFATYAEPAALPERVGTPTVLSVFAHDTKPEPRSYAEAFLNVRAYVEHDAGGHFAAWERPEEYAGDVRRAVGLGVGG, translated from the coding sequence ATGATGAGCGACGCGATGGCCGGGGCGGCCGGTCCGCCGGCCGATCCGATATCCGCCCCGGTGCCCGACCCGATGGGCGAGCCGACGCTGGACCCGATGCCGGACCCGACGCTGGACCCGATGCTGGACCCGGCACCGGACCCGATGCCGGACCTGCGGGAACGCCTGCGGCGGACGCGGCGCGTGGCCACCCCGTGGCGCGACGACGCCGCCCGCGGGGTCCGCGCCGAGCGCCTCGACGCGCTGCTGGACCGCTGGGTCTCCGGCTACGACTGGGCGGCGCACGCGCGTCGCGTCCGCGCGCTGCCGTGGGCGACCGTGCGGACCGCGGGCGGCGACGAGCTGCGGCTGGTCCACCAGCGGGCCGCGGACCCCGGCGCGCCCGTGGTCGTCCTGCTGCACGGCTGGCCGGACTCGGTGCTGCGGTTCGAACGGGTGCTGCCGCTGCTCGCGGACCTGAACGTGGTGGTGCCCGCGCTGCCGGGCTTCCCGTTCGCGGCGCCGCTCACCGCGGCCGGGACGTCGGGGGAGACGTCGGCCGGGGTCTCGGCCGGGATGTCGGTCAACCGGATCGCCGCCGTCGTCGCGGGCGCGCTCGAAGCGCTGGGGTACGCGCGGTACACGCTCTCCGGCGGCGACGTGGGCGGCACCGTCGCCGAGATCCTCGCCGGCGAGCACCCGGACCGGGTGGCCGCGCTGCACCTGACGAACGTCGCCCCGCAGCGCGCGCTCACCGCGGACCCGGCGGCGCTCGCCCCCGACGCGGCGGCCTACCTCGGCCGGGCGGCGCGGTGGTTCCGCGGCGAGGGCGGCTACATCGCCGAGCAGTCGACGCGGCCGAACACCCTCGCCGTCGCGCTCGGCGACTCGCCCGCCGGGCTCGCGGCGTGGCTGGTGGAGAAGCTGGACGCGTGGTCCGACGGGCCGGACGCGTTCACGCCGGACGAGTTGCTCACGTGGGTCACGGCGTACTGGGCGAGCGGGACGATCGGCACGTCGTTCGCCACGTACGCGGAACCGGCCGCGCTGCCGGAGCGGGTCGGGACGCCGACCGTGCTGTCGGTGTTCGCGCACGACACCAAGCCGGAGCCGCGGAGCTACGCGGAGGCGTTCCTCAACGTGCGGGCGTACGTGGAGCACGACGCGGGCGGCCACTTCGCCGCGTGGGAGCGGCCGGAGGAGTACGCGGGGGACGTGCGGCGGGCGGTGGGGCTGGGGGTCGGCGGGTAG
- a CDS encoding NAD-dependent epimerase/dehydratase family protein: MHIFLTGGSGYLGGHLTRHFIGSGHQVSALARSQAAGDKVAALGARPVAGSLADTAVLRRAAAEADAIVHAAVDFADPAMREVEEPALAALLGGARPGTPFVYTSTGLVYPDGRGATADEDTPVDAEGSPQPYKVLGEQQVLAARGPAVTVVRAALIYGHGGSGLLQGMIAGARERGAATYIGDGANAWSAVHVDDLARLYAAVIARAEHGLVVNAASRTHVTMRQIAEAVAHTTGTRAVSITREQAEQALGPYAAVLTRSTPLDPSRAERAVNWTPEAPALLDDLRTGSYA; this comes from the coding sequence GTGCACATCTTCCTCACCGGCGGCAGCGGCTACCTCGGCGGCCACCTCACCCGCCACTTCATCGGCTCCGGCCACCAGGTCAGCGCCCTCGCCCGCTCGCAGGCGGCCGGCGACAAGGTGGCGGCGCTCGGCGCACGGCCGGTGGCGGGCAGCCTCGCGGACACCGCCGTGCTGCGCCGCGCCGCCGCGGAGGCCGACGCGATCGTGCACGCGGCCGTGGACTTCGCGGACCCGGCGATGCGCGAGGTGGAGGAGCCCGCGCTCGCGGCGCTGCTGGGCGGGGCGCGGCCGGGCACGCCGTTCGTCTACACCAGCACCGGCCTGGTCTACCCGGACGGGCGGGGCGCGACCGCCGACGAGGACACGCCGGTGGACGCCGAGGGCTCGCCGCAGCCGTACAAGGTGCTGGGCGAGCAGCAGGTGCTGGCCGCGCGGGGACCCGCGGTGACGGTGGTCAGGGCGGCGCTGATCTACGGGCACGGCGGCTCGGGCCTGCTGCAGGGCATGATCGCGGGGGCGCGCGAGCGCGGGGCCGCCACGTACATCGGCGACGGCGCGAACGCGTGGAGCGCGGTGCACGTCGACGACCTGGCCCGCCTCTACGCCGCGGTGATCGCCCGCGCCGAGCACGGGCTCGTGGTCAACGCGGCGTCGCGCACGCACGTCACGATGCGACAGATCGCGGAGGCGGTGGCGCACACGACGGGCACCCGCGCAGTGTCGATCACGCGGGAACAGGCCGAGCAGGCGCTCGGCCCCTACGCGGCGGTGCTGACCCGCTCGACCCCGCTGGACCCGTCCCGCGCGGAACGCGCCGTCAACTGGACCCCCGAGGCCCCCGCACTCCTGGACGACCTGCGCACGGGCTCCTACGCATGA
- a CDS encoding DUF6879 family protein, whose amino-acid sequence MSMGELGQLHAPALPEELGQRLERPGYKRDFRERREVIRDAESWKLERLQHFEEDSPARDALRRGDWAGALRLFEARRNQFRGAAETDRLNNAPFRRLRVVEEPLTPYMQWELHSLHVRAQAGNPSRVISAKDVAAAETDKLLPEVVILGGRTLYRVLYSEAGASLGAIRFTDPEIIEPWVAYISRAYAVAEDIQDYFARAVAHLPPPPAA is encoded by the coding sequence ATGAGCATGGGCGAGCTGGGCCAGTTGCACGCTCCCGCGCTTCCGGAGGAATTGGGCCAGCGCCTCGAACGGCCGGGCTACAAGCGGGACTTCCGCGAGCGGCGCGAGGTGATCCGCGACGCGGAGTCCTGGAAGCTGGAGCGGTTGCAGCACTTCGAGGAGGACAGTCCCGCACGGGACGCTCTGCGCCGGGGTGATTGGGCGGGGGCTCTGCGGTTGTTCGAGGCCAGGCGTAATCAGTTTCGCGGCGCCGCGGAGACGGACAGACTGAACAATGCGCCGTTCCGCCGCCTTCGCGTGGTGGAAGAACCGCTGACGCCGTACATGCAGTGGGAACTGCACTCGCTCCATGTGCGCGCCCAAGCCGGCAACCCAAGCCGCGTGATCTCAGCGAAGGACGTCGCCGCCGCCGAGACCGACAAGCTGCTGCCCGAGGTCGTCATTCTCGGCGGCCGGACGCTGTACCGGGTGCTGTACAGCGAGGCCGGTGCGTCCCTCGGCGCGATCCGGTTCACCGACCCCGAGATCATCGAGCCGTGGGTGGCGTACATCAGTCGCGCGTACGCCGTCGCCGAGGACATCCAGGACTACTTCGCGCGGGCCGTCGCCCACCTGCCTCCGCCGCCGGCGGCGTAG
- a CDS encoding DUF397 domain-containing protein, which produces MIDLTGATWRKSTYSGPQGGDCVEVADGVPGVMPVRDSKDPEGPALVFGVDAWTAFVADVKAGRFSA; this is translated from the coding sequence ATGATCGACCTGACGGGTGCCACCTGGCGGAAGAGCACGTACAGCGGTCCCCAGGGAGGGGACTGCGTCGAGGTCGCCGACGGCGTCCCCGGCGTCATGCCGGTCCGCGACTCCAAGGACCCCGAGGGCCCGGCCCTCGTGTTCGGCGTGGACGCGTGGACCGCGTTCGTCGCTGACGTGAAGGCCGGCCGCTTCTCCGCCTGA
- a CDS encoding DUF6879 family protein — MLDAHPPELHAGEGERLSRAEYGSDFGRRYAALRDADCWKLERRQHFEETDDASRDALRRGDWPEALRLLDARRDALHEEAVADQRQGVTFHRVRVVEEPLTPYIQWELHSHRNRVRYAGEKIRVLAAGAISRAESAGQLPELTILGAAAMFRVVYTDAGVPDGAVRFTDRATVDSWTAYLRGLYLAAEDLDAYFDRDVAPLPPPV, encoded by the coding sequence ATGCTTGACGCCCATCCCCCAGAGCTCCACGCCGGGGAGGGTGAGCGCCTCTCCCGCGCCGAGTACGGCTCGGACTTCGGGCGCCGCTACGCCGCGCTACGCGATGCCGACTGCTGGAAGCTGGAGCGGCGGCAGCACTTCGAGGAGACGGACGACGCCAGCCGTGACGCGCTTCGCCGCGGGGACTGGCCGGAAGCCCTCCGCCTGCTCGACGCACGGCGGGACGCCTTGCACGAGGAAGCGGTGGCTGACCAGAGGCAGGGCGTCACCTTTCACCGGGTCCGCGTGGTCGAGGAACCACTGACCCCGTACATCCAGTGGGAACTGCACTCGCACCGCAACCGGGTGCGGTACGCGGGGGAGAAGATCCGTGTCCTGGCTGCCGGGGCGATCAGTCGAGCTGAAAGTGCCGGACAGCTCCCTGAGTTGACCATCCTCGGCGCGGCGGCCATGTTCCGCGTGGTGTACACCGACGCGGGCGTACCGGACGGCGCGGTCCGCTTCACCGACCGCGCCACCGTCGACTCGTGGACGGCCTATCTGCGCGGTCTCTACCTCGCCGCGGAAGACCTGGACGCCTACTTCGACCGCGACGTGGCCCCGCTCCCTCCGCCGGTATGA
- a CDS encoding tetratricopeptide repeat protein, with protein MQQAASRYPEALASYQRAAMLHRRLGDRSREALAWRGTGETYRRLGRHEEAVAFHRRAAAVHEELGDAWNRGVELDCLATALLATDPAQARRCWREARDLLAAFDDTRANGVRSRIDQHLGGAHA; from the coding sequence GTGCAGCAGGCGGCATCCCGCTACCCGGAGGCGCTGGCCTCCTACCAGCGCGCCGCGATGCTCCACCGCCGGCTGGGCGACCGCAGCAGGGAAGCGTTGGCGTGGCGCGGGACTGGCGAGACGTACCGGCGCCTGGGGCGGCACGAGGAAGCCGTCGCCTTTCACCGCAGAGCCGCTGCCGTGCACGAAGAGCTCGGCGACGCGTGGAACCGCGGCGTGGAACTGGACTGCCTGGCCACCGCTCTGCTTGCGACGGACCCGGCCCAGGCCCGCCGGTGCTGGCGCGAGGCGCGGGACCTGCTGGCCGCCTTCGACGACACCCGTGCGAACGGCGTCCGCTCACGCATCGACCAGCACCTGGGCGGGGCTCATGCGTAG
- a CDS encoding tetratricopeptide repeat protein encodes MALANAASTHLEAGRLPEAGTAAREALAAHRALGNQRSVGNALYITAEVSREQGDLAAAREAIDEAIAIALALRNHTLEGFWLITLGNVQRAQGAYGDALASYQRSAMLHRRLGDRTREALAWRGTGQTYAAMDREDEAAAFHRQAIAVHRDLGDTWELAVESEHLAACLQATDPDAARALRAEALTHLTEYTDPRATALRTRIDG; translated from the coding sequence ATGGCTCTGGCGAACGCGGCGAGCACCCATCTAGAAGCAGGCCGCCTCCCCGAGGCCGGGACCGCGGCCCGGGAGGCGCTGGCCGCCCACCGGGCCCTGGGCAACCAGCGGAGCGTGGGCAACGCCTTGTACATCACCGCCGAGGTCAGCCGCGAGCAAGGAGATCTCGCGGCAGCCCGGGAGGCGATCGACGAGGCGATCGCCATCGCCCTCGCGCTTCGCAACCACACCCTGGAAGGCTTCTGGTTGATCACCCTCGGCAACGTCCAGCGAGCCCAGGGCGCGTACGGTGACGCGCTCGCGTCCTACCAGCGGTCCGCGATGCTGCACCGACGCCTCGGCGACCGCACCCGCGAAGCACTCGCCTGGCGCGGCACCGGACAGACCTACGCCGCCATGGACCGCGAGGACGAGGCCGCCGCGTTCCACCGACAGGCCATCGCCGTCCACCGCGACCTCGGCGACACCTGGGAACTCGCCGTCGAGTCGGAACACCTCGCCGCCTGCCTCCAGGCCACGGACCCCGACGCCGCCCGCGCCCTGCGCGCCGAAGCCCTCACCCACCTCACCGAGTACACCGACCCCCGCGCCACCGCCCTCCGCACCCGCATCGACGGATAG
- a CDS encoding TetR/AcrR family transcriptional regulator → MMSRDAAATRRRILEHARGHFAERGYAAVTVKGVSDAAGVSPNLITRYFGGKEGLFLAATRVEIPVADSFDGDRSELGARLAASIVRRWFGAPGEDPLLVLHRASGERPQAAEALAGFLDANSLEPLTRYLRDSGLDAAEARGRAAAIDAFVLGVSTRRRVLRAELGDPDELREWLGATIQRLVDG, encoded by the coding sequence ATGATGTCCCGTGACGCCGCCGCGACCAGGCGGCGCATCCTGGAGCACGCGCGCGGCCACTTCGCCGAGCGGGGGTACGCCGCGGTCACCGTGAAGGGCGTGTCCGACGCCGCCGGGGTCTCGCCGAACCTCATCACCCGCTACTTCGGCGGCAAGGAGGGCCTCTTCCTGGCGGCGACCCGCGTCGAGATCCCGGTCGCCGACTCCTTCGACGGCGACCGCTCCGAGCTGGGCGCGCGCCTGGCCGCCAGCATCGTGCGGCGCTGGTTCGGCGCGCCCGGCGAGGACCCGCTGCTCGTCCTGCACCGCGCGTCCGGCGAACGCCCGCAGGCGGCGGAGGCGCTGGCCGGCTTCCTCGACGCCAACTCGCTGGAGCCGCTGACCCGTTACCTGCGCGACAGCGGCCTGGACGCGGCCGAGGCGCGCGGCCGGGCCGCGGCGATCGACGCGTTCGTGCTCGGCGTCTCCACGCGCCGCCGGGTGCTGCGGGCGGAGCTGGGGGACCCGGACGAGCTGAGGGAATGGCTGGGCGCGACGATCCAGCGGCTCGTCGACGGGTGA